A part of Dreissena polymorpha isolate Duluth1 chromosome 13, UMN_Dpol_1.0, whole genome shotgun sequence genomic DNA contains:
- the LOC127856565 gene encoding uncharacterized protein LOC127856565, with amino-acid sequence MEELSDMEKTNKPTRFDSVTVHKEKPIGKKSVLRFRFKDFTESDTATADVAIIKNTLTVTATHGEVSRLEEYTGLKIEEKTAVKKGKKDYFDVTVIKTADFNLQEWLDKHYASQ; translated from the exons ATGGAAGAATTGTCAGACATGGAAAAAACAAACAAGCCTACGAGATTTGATTCAG TAACCGTTCATAAAGAGAAACCGATAGGGAAGAAGTCCGTGCTACGGTTCAGGTTTAAGGACTTCACGGAGAGTGACACCGCCACGGCAGATGTGGCAATTATAAAAAA CACTCTGACGGTGACTGCAACACATGGGGAAGTTAGCAGGCTCGAAGAGTACACAGGTTTGAAAATCGAAGAAAAAACAGCAGTGAAG AAAGGCAAGAAGGACTACTTTGATGTTACTGTGATAAAGACGGCAGATTTTAACCTGCAAGAGTGGCTTGACAAACACTATGCCAGCCAATAG